The Maridesulfovibrio zosterae DSM 11974 genome contains a region encoding:
- a CDS encoding ArsA-related P-loop ATPase: MKLAFAGKGGVGKTTITSWMADWLARTGNNVWMIDADTALSLGQASGLDCSSMPQPVSSRKDLISERIHAEGFLNLNPDVGDLPAELSVEIPLFEEPFPGVKPGKKRLLVMGSLSNAGGGCACDANALLKALLAHVVMDNNDCVLVDLEAGVEHLGRGTAAYVDGMVVVSEPSMRSFKTASEVGRMAGELGLDKQVLVINRYMGGSPPDLEFIPERRFLIPPFQGLIERQMTDGSVLNLPESVEIDAMMEKIVQAFKD; encoded by the coding sequence ATGAAGCTGGCATTTGCAGGGAAGGGTGGTGTAGGCAAGACCACTATAACATCATGGATGGCTGACTGGCTGGCCAGAACAGGGAATAATGTCTGGATGATAGATGCTGATACTGCTCTTTCACTCGGGCAGGCATCTGGACTTGATTGCAGCTCTATGCCGCAACCAGTTTCATCAAGAAAAGACCTTATCAGTGAGAGAATTCACGCAGAAGGTTTTTTAAATCTGAATCCTGATGTGGGAGATTTACCAGCGGAACTATCCGTAGAGATTCCGCTTTTTGAGGAACCTTTCCCCGGTGTTAAACCCGGTAAAAAAAGGCTGCTGGTAATGGGAAGTCTCTCCAATGCCGGAGGGGGCTGTGCCTGCGATGCGAATGCTTTGCTTAAGGCTTTGCTGGCTCATGTTGTTATGGATAATAATGACTGTGTGCTTGTTGATCTTGAAGCCGGAGTTGAGCACTTAGGACGTGGTACAGCAGCCTACGTGGATGGTATGGTAGTTGTATCTGAACCATCTATGCGCAGTTTCAAAACTGCTTCTGAAGTGGGCCGTATGGCTGGAGAGTTAGGGCTTGATAAACAGGTGCTGGTTATTAATCGATACATGGGTGGGAGTCCGCCTGATCTTGAGTTTATACCAGAACGTCGGTTTCTGATTCCTCCTTTTCAGGGGTTGATTGAGCGACAGATGACGGATGGAAGTGTTCTGAATCTTCCTGAATCTGTTGAAATTGATGCTATGATGGAAAAGATCGTTCAAGCTTTCAAGGATTAA
- a CDS encoding YdcF family protein, protein MKIVRHILTLIGALTVVGFLAAAILFFFAPELLQQKDTLKKADAIVVLGGQYYRPIYGAELFNKGYAPLIFASKPVTEPEIKQVRKLGITFPYQWEVFKEVLLKKGVPESRIRFFGNANVSTLEEAEELKKVLGPEVTSIILVTSPLHTRRAGIIFRKILPPKIKIIVAATPYEHVSTRWWKNFRTAPFVILEVTKTLYFEFGGAFRSTDQIINKP, encoded by the coding sequence ATGAAAATTGTTCGCCACATTCTAACGCTTATAGGAGCGTTGACTGTTGTGGGCTTTTTAGCAGCTGCTATCTTGTTCTTCTTTGCTCCGGAATTGCTGCAGCAAAAAGATACCCTTAAAAAAGCTGATGCGATAGTAGTACTGGGAGGCCAGTACTACCGTCCAATATACGGTGCAGAACTTTTTAACAAAGGGTATGCGCCACTGATTTTTGCAAGCAAGCCAGTCACCGAACCGGAAATAAAGCAAGTGCGCAAACTGGGTATTACATTCCCTTACCAGTGGGAAGTATTTAAAGAAGTACTGCTGAAAAAAGGTGTGCCTGAAAGTAGAATCAGATTTTTCGGAAATGCCAATGTCAGTACGCTTGAAGAGGCAGAAGAACTTAAAAAAGTGCTTGGACCTGAAGTCACGTCCATTATTCTGGTTACATCTCCTTTGCACACCAGACGGGCCGGTATAATCTTCAGGAAAATACTTCCACCGAAAATCAAGATTATAGTTGCAGCCACACCTTACGAGCATGTTTCAACAAGATGGTGGAAGAACTTCAGAACCGCACCTTTTGTTATTCTTGAAGTTACTAAGACACTATATTTTGAATTTGGAGGTGCCTTCAGAAGCACTGATCAGATAATTAACAAGCCTTAA
- the tgt gene encoding tRNA guanosine(34) transglycosylase Tgt: MSEEQKKPGTFTVHATDGHARRGTLMTAHGEIQTPVYMPVGTQGSVKAVPPRDLRDIGSQIILGNTYHLYLRPGDELIARRGGLHKFSTWDRPILTDSGGFQVFSLESIRKITEQGVEFRSYIDGSKHFFSPEKVISIQNNIGSDIMMVLDECVGYGNDRDYTAKSLEMTTRWAKRCRDAYPVGSGDQLMFGIVQGGFHKDLREISLEQLSEIPFEGYAIGGLSVGEPIPDMYDILQHIGPKLPFDKPRYLMGVGTPLDILEGIANGVDMFDCVLPTRNARNGTLYTSQGKVNIKRAQYREDDSPLDPNCDCYTCRTFSKAYLRHLYTAKELLSYQLNSIHNLRFFLKLTEQAREAIEKGTFADLRKRYEAVYEPVIK; the protein is encoded by the coding sequence ATGAGTGAAGAACAAAAGAAACCCGGAACTTTTACAGTCCATGCCACAGATGGCCATGCCCGCCGCGGAACACTAATGACCGCTCACGGTGAAATTCAGACTCCTGTATATATGCCTGTTGGAACTCAGGGATCAGTCAAAGCAGTACCACCGCGTGACCTGCGCGATATAGGATCACAGATTATCCTTGGAAACACCTACCATCTCTATCTGCGTCCCGGTGATGAGCTGATAGCACGTAGAGGAGGATTGCATAAATTTTCCACATGGGACCGCCCTATTTTGACCGACAGCGGAGGATTTCAGGTCTTCAGCCTTGAATCCATTCGTAAGATTACCGAACAAGGAGTTGAGTTCAGGTCCTATATTGATGGGTCCAAACACTTTTTCTCACCTGAAAAAGTTATTTCCATCCAGAACAATATAGGTTCTGATATTATGATGGTTCTTGATGAATGTGTCGGTTACGGAAATGATCGTGACTATACTGCAAAATCACTTGAAATGACTACCCGCTGGGCTAAACGATGCAGAGATGCATATCCCGTCGGCTCCGGTGATCAGTTGATGTTCGGCATTGTTCAGGGTGGATTCCACAAAGATCTACGTGAAATAAGCCTTGAGCAGCTTTCCGAAATCCCCTTTGAAGGATATGCCATAGGCGGACTCAGTGTAGGTGAACCAATTCCTGATATGTATGACATACTTCAGCATATCGGACCAAAACTTCCATTTGATAAACCACGGTATCTCATGGGCGTAGGAACTCCGCTCGATATTCTGGAAGGTATTGCCAACGGAGTAGATATGTTCGATTGCGTTCTACCTACCAGAAATGCACGCAATGGAACTCTTTATACCAGTCAGGGCAAAGTTAATATCAAACGGGCTCAGTACAGGGAAGACGATTCACCGCTGGACCCGAATTGCGACTGCTACACATGCCGCACATTCAGTAAGGCATACCTGAGACATTTATACACAGCAAAAGAGTTGCTTTCATATCAGCTCAATTCAATCCACAATCTGCGCTTCTTCCTTAAGCTTACTGAACAGGCACGTGAAGCTATCGAAAAAGGAACTTTCGCAGATCTCAGGAAAAGATATGAAGCCGTGTATGAACCGGTGATAAAATAA
- the nth gene encoding endonuclease III — MKKNTPDKKILQRAKEVYARLIKRYPDPEPELDWKNAWELLVSTVLAAQCTDVRVNKVTPALFEKWPGPSEMSKAEVSEIEEIIRSTGLFRNKSKNLKAASELVMSEFNGELPRTMKEMIRLPGVARKTANIVLSNAMNVHEGVAVDTHVKRLSFRMGFTVSTNPNVIEKDLMPLFEQKNWGNANHLLVLFGRDVCPARNPKCDICELNDICPQNGIEKK, encoded by the coding sequence ATGAAAAAAAATACTCCTGACAAAAAGATATTGCAAAGAGCAAAAGAGGTCTATGCCAGACTGATCAAACGTTACCCTGATCCAGAGCCTGAACTGGACTGGAAAAATGCATGGGAACTTCTTGTTTCAACTGTTCTCGCTGCCCAGTGTACTGACGTACGAGTGAACAAGGTAACTCCGGCATTATTTGAAAAATGGCCCGGACCCTCTGAAATGAGCAAAGCTGAAGTCTCTGAAATAGAAGAAATTATTCGTTCAACAGGACTTTTCCGCAACAAATCCAAAAATCTCAAGGCTGCATCAGAACTGGTCATGAGCGAATTCAACGGTGAATTGCCCCGAACCATGAAAGAAATGATCAGGCTGCCCGGAGTTGCCCGCAAGACAGCCAATATAGTATTATCCAATGCTATGAATGTTCATGAAGGAGTTGCAGTTGATACCCATGTTAAGCGCCTGTCCTTCAGAATGGGCTTTACGGTAAGTACCAACCCCAATGTAATTGAAAAAGATTTAATGCCGCTTTTTGAGCAGAAAAACTGGGGAAATGCCAATCATCTGCTTGTACTTTTCGGTCGTGATGTATGTCCCGCCAGAAACCCTAAATGCGACATATGTGAACTTAACGATATATGCCCTCAAAATGGAATTGAGAAAAAATAA
- the cutA gene encoding divalent-cation tolerance protein CutA — MSVTLVYITTGDVEEARDIGGELVMRHLAACVNIFDNMESVYWWEDRLETSREAVLIAKTTPELAGKLIETARSLHSYDCPCIVALEAKQGDQEFFDWVKSHTE, encoded by the coding sequence ATGTCTGTGACGCTGGTATACATTACGACCGGGGATGTTGAGGAAGCACGAGATATAGGCGGAGAGCTGGTTATGCGTCACCTTGCCGCCTGTGTTAATATTTTTGATAATATGGAATCAGTGTACTGGTGGGAAGACAGACTGGAAACTTCCCGAGAAGCAGTACTTATTGCCAAAACGACACCTGAACTTGCCGGTAAATTAATAGAAACAGCTCGGAGTCTGCATAGTTATGATTGTCCATGTATTGTGGCTCTGGAAGCCAAGCAGGGAGATCAAGAGTTCTTTGACTGGGTGAAAAGTCATACCGAGTAA
- a CDS encoding carbohydrate kinase family protein, with protein MQILVSGSLAYDRIMSFPGSFADHILPDKIHMLNVCFLVDGLDERFGGTAGNIAYALSMLSEKTVILGTGGKDFDGYEKWLDKNNITREGIKRINDEFTAGAYITTDKSDNQITGFNPGAMKYSCDYDFSAVDAKDSLAIVSPGNLDDMQNFPKIYREKGLPYIYDPGQNIPAFSGEQLLEMIGGCKILVSNDYELEMIMKSTGKTRDELMEICESIIVTLGENGCLVVEKSGETAVPAAKAVTVEDPTGAGDAFRAGLIKGLAMGKNLVESAHVGAVSAVYCVEQLGTQEHSYTEEEFWTRYEDNFGN; from the coding sequence ATGCAGATATTAGTTTCCGGTTCACTTGCTTATGATAGAATTATGAGTTTTCCTGGTAGTTTTGCTGATCATATTCTTCCTGATAAAATTCACATGCTTAACGTTTGTTTTCTGGTAGATGGTCTTGATGAAAGATTTGGCGGGACAGCTGGAAACATTGCTTATGCTCTTTCAATGCTCAGTGAAAAGACCGTAATTCTCGGTACAGGCGGAAAGGATTTTGATGGATATGAGAAATGGCTGGATAAGAATAATATCACTCGTGAAGGTATTAAAAGAATTAATGATGAGTTCACCGCCGGTGCATATATCACTACAGATAAGTCTGATAATCAGATTACCGGATTCAATCCCGGTGCAATGAAATATTCTTGTGATTATGATTTTTCTGCAGTTGATGCTAAAGATTCTTTAGCTATTGTATCTCCAGGTAATCTGGACGATATGCAGAATTTCCCTAAAATATATCGTGAAAAAGGTCTTCCTTACATTTATGATCCAGGCCAGAATATTCCTGCTTTCAGCGGTGAACAGCTTCTTGAAATGATTGGTGGCTGTAAGATTCTTGTTTCTAATGACTACGAACTTGAAATGATTATGAAATCTACAGGTAAGACTCGCGATGAACTCATGGAAATTTGTGAGTCTATCATTGTTACCCTCGGTGAAAATGGTTGTCTTGTAGTTGAGAAGAGTGGCGAGACTGCTGTACCTGCTGCTAAGGCTGTTACTGTAGAAGATCCTACCGGAGCTGGAGATGCTTTTCGTGCAGGACTGATTAAGGGACTTGCAATGGGTAAAAACCTTGTTGAATCAGCTCATGTGGGGGCTGTCAGTGCAGTTTACTGTGTTGAGCAGCTTGGAACTCAGGAGCATTCCTATACTGAAGAAGAATTTTGGACTCGTTACGAAGATAATTTTGGTAACTAG
- a CDS encoding phosphotransferase family protein, with product MVEITTRMIEQYLKVAFGSKTVLIDYGDIGSLDKQGMKGFGYGKPLLVRFSVGKDELETVISIMKGDNYGHQFYWDRAAILMFQHETSARLSRHVKPMGIGYINNSGEMIPLNEPKEFFILNEKLEGYDYFHDLERIRKGKFLKQDQENAANMAKWLAEIHSVRKDDSHLYMRRVRDLIGSSECIMGLIDEAFNHPCEFFYRDQFINLEKRLIDWRWKLSNYTHRLCAVHGDFHPWNVLISDSGEFSVLDRSRGEWGEAAGDLSCMATNYILFGLYDGDNFSESFKTLYMTFFDKYLELTGDTNILKVLAPFFVFRGLVVASPVWYPDHPVEVRNKLLCFIENVLEDEVFDYANFERYMC from the coding sequence ATGGTTGAGATCACAACGCGAATGATTGAGCAATATTTGAAGGTGGCTTTCGGTTCAAAAACAGTTCTTATTGATTATGGTGATATAGGATCACTCGATAAGCAGGGTATGAAAGGTTTCGGGTACGGTAAACCGCTCCTTGTCAGGTTTTCTGTGGGTAAAGATGAGCTGGAGACGGTTATTTCTATCATGAAAGGTGATAATTATGGTCATCAGTTTTATTGGGACAGGGCAGCTATTCTAATGTTTCAGCATGAGACTTCTGCAAGACTTTCCCGTCATGTGAAACCTATGGGAATAGGGTATATAAATAATTCCGGGGAGATGATTCCGCTCAATGAGCCTAAAGAATTTTTCATTTTGAATGAAAAACTGGAGGGCTACGATTATTTTCATGATCTTGAACGTATTCGCAAAGGTAAATTTTTAAAGCAGGATCAGGAAAATGCTGCGAATATGGCGAAATGGTTGGCTGAAATTCATTCTGTACGCAAAGATGACAGTCATCTTTATATGCGTCGTGTCAGAGACCTGATCGGTTCGAGTGAATGTATTATGGGGCTGATTGATGAAGCTTTCAATCATCCATGTGAATTCTTTTATAGAGATCAATTTATAAATCTTGAGAAACGTCTTATTGACTGGCGGTGGAAACTTTCAAATTATACCCACAGGCTATGTGCAGTTCACGGAGATTTCCATCCATGGAATGTGCTGATAAGTGATTCTGGAGAATTTAGTGTTCTTGATCGAAGCCGTGGGGAATGGGGTGAGGCTGCCGGAGATCTAAGCTGTATGGCTACCAATTACATCTTATTCGGGCTATATGATGGAGACAACTTCTCAGAATCTTTCAAAACCCTCTACATGACTTTTTTTGACAAATATCTGGAGCTTACTGGAGACACAAATATTCTTAAAGTCTTAGCTCCTTTTTTTGTGTTCAGGGGATTGGTAGTTGCTTCACCGGTCTGGTATCCTGACCATCCGGTTGAAGTGCGCAACAAGCTTTTATGCTTTATTGAAAATGTACTTGAGGATGAGGTTTTTGATTATGCCAACTTTGAACGGTATATGTGTTAA
- a CDS encoding adenylyl-sulfate kinase, with the protein MPTLNGICVNRNWAVWVTGLPGCGKSTLAAMLYEKLRDDGLKIVKLCMDERRKFYIPNPEYTCHERQQAYTLFVEDAVSIMESGRCVIMDGTAHEKCWRQYARDKIEFFAEIYLQCPVNMAMKRESGRQQGLVMAKLYEKALERQLSGREYEGLGEVIGVDVPFEEDKNAECIVDTSNIAPDDVLEVVINCLQKWRKMHGIC; encoded by the coding sequence ATGCCAACTTTGAACGGTATATGTGTTAATAGAAACTGGGCGGTTTGGGTGACAGGATTACCTGGTTGCGGCAAAAGTACCTTAGCAGCAATGCTTTATGAGAAACTCCGCGATGATGGGCTCAAGATCGTTAAATTATGCATGGATGAGAGACGAAAGTTTTATATTCCTAATCCCGAATATACTTGTCATGAACGTCAGCAGGCATATACTCTTTTCGTTGAAGATGCCGTTTCTATTATGGAGTCTGGGCGATGTGTCATAATGGATGGAACTGCACATGAGAAATGTTGGCGTCAATATGCCCGAGATAAGATAGAGTTTTTTGCAGAAATATACTTGCAGTGTCCCGTTAATATGGCCATGAAACGTGAATCAGGTCGGCAGCAGGGACTGGTTATGGCAAAGCTCTATGAAAAGGCTTTGGAACGGCAGCTTTCGGGCCGTGAATATGAAGGGCTTGGTGAAGTTATCGGTGTTGATGTACCTTTTGAGGAAGATAAAAATGCTGAATGCATTGTTGATACATCAAATATCGCACCTGATGACGTTTTAGAAGTTGTTATAAATTGCTTGCAAAAGTGGCGTAAAATGCATGGCATATGCTGA
- a CDS encoding nuclear transport factor 2 family protein: MILFLSVVIVMSTVCLAFASDKKKDVREQITDLLYEYKDAYNLRDFKAIRGLYDKNAMIKSFPCNSKEEIPISKFDEDLPRCSSIWVAGSLKLRLFRITEFELLGNMCKARVSWDYRDNSGRGKFTPSFEFIKVDGKWKISREIYGRKVK; this comes from the coding sequence ATGATTCTTTTTCTTTCTGTTGTAATTGTCATGTCTACTGTCTGTTTAGCTTTTGCTTCTGATAAAAAAAAAGATGTACGGGAACAGATTACAGATCTTTTATATGAATATAAGGATGCGTATAATCTTCGTGATTTTAAGGCAATACGAGGATTATATGACAAGAATGCCATGATCAAGTCATTTCCTTGTAATTCAAAAGAAGAAATTCCGATCAGTAAATTTGATGAAGACCTTCCGCGCTGCTCCTCTATTTGGGTTGCAGGTTCCTTAAAGTTGAGACTTTTTCGAATTACTGAGTTCGAGCTTCTTGGAAATATGTGTAAGGCCAGAGTTTCATGGGATTACCGTGATAACAGCGGGCGTGGTAAATTCACTCCAAGTTTTGAATTTATAAAGGTTGATGGTAAGTGGAAAATATCAAGGGAAATATATGGCCGTAAGGTTAAATAA
- the dapA gene encoding 4-hydroxy-tetrahydrodipicolinate synthase, whose amino-acid sequence MTFQGAYTALVTPFKNGEIDQDAYRELIEWQIEQGIDGLVPCGTTGEAATMTHEEQGEVIRICVEQAKGRVPVIAGAGSNNTKEAVNLTLLAKEAGADAALQITPYYNKPTPAGLLAHFKALSKEASMPFILYNVPGRTGLNAMPETIAMIANEVSDVIGVKEATGNLSQVSDVIEQCPEDFSVFSGDDFTVLPLLSLGGCGVISVVSNIAPKMMADMCAAFKAGEIKKAQELHFKMQPLNRVMFVETNPIPVKTALGMMGKLETSFRLPLVPLMPESEATLKATLSKCNLV is encoded by the coding sequence ATGACTTTCCAAGGAGCATATACTGCTCTTGTCACTCCATTCAAAAATGGAGAGATTGATCAGGACGCATACCGTGAACTGATCGAATGGCAGATTGAACAGGGAATCGATGGTCTTGTTCCATGCGGAACGACCGGAGAAGCGGCAACAATGACCCATGAGGAACAAGGTGAGGTTATAAGAATCTGTGTCGAGCAGGCCAAGGGACGTGTCCCGGTCATTGCCGGTGCGGGTTCAAACAATACTAAAGAAGCCGTAAACCTGACACTGCTTGCTAAAGAAGCAGGAGCTGATGCTGCCCTCCAGATTACTCCCTATTACAATAAACCGACACCGGCAGGATTGCTCGCGCATTTTAAGGCATTGTCTAAAGAAGCTTCTATGCCTTTTATTCTGTATAATGTTCCGGGTCGAACAGGCCTTAACGCCATGCCTGAAACCATTGCCATGATTGCCAATGAAGTTTCTGATGTCATTGGTGTTAAAGAAGCTACAGGTAATCTTAGTCAAGTTTCTGATGTAATTGAACAATGCCCTGAAGACTTTAGTGTCTTTTCAGGTGATGATTTCACTGTGCTTCCACTTCTCTCATTGGGTGGATGTGGCGTAATATCAGTTGTATCTAATATTGCTCCTAAAATGATGGCTGACATGTGTGCAGCTTTCAAAGCAGGCGAAATAAAGAAAGCTCAGGAACTGCACTTTAAAATGCAGCCTTTAAACAGAGTTATGTTTGTGGAAACAAACCCTATTCCAGTCAAAACTGCACTGGGAATGATGGGTAAGCTCGAAACATCTTTTAGACTGCCGCTGGTACCGCTTATGCCTGAAAGTGAAGCAACACTTAAAGCAACACTCAGCAAGTGCAACTTGGTATAA
- a CDS encoding UshA-like (seleno)protein family 2, whose amino-acid sequence MRLFIFAFLILASIGAPVCASAGKDVLLSIANTANTFGTVNPCPTUGHKTIGGLARRAGYLQDLKTVTKHDVLLLGGAYEFLPTSGDSIPDKKRDAVAEAFKFLDYDLGILSPAEFQFLQQGPSGIPQNWINCEKIKVVSKSLKNGKHVRIVILPYLERGSDKIPEDLLNNCRTVFKENRSKADIVIAMSSWGYIREKKLLTSPEMSETPPDILLGSGDGPGMTGNIAANGKTLWVRSYPTGKAVNRIDVFQFPERNENFKWTSGGNIKWFLQTLKQNTREAPAVAELLNGIEDEK is encoded by the coding sequence ATGCGCCTTTTTATATTTGCTTTTCTTATCCTTGCCAGCATTGGAGCGCCGGTTTGTGCTTCTGCTGGCAAGGATGTACTATTGTCTATCGCAAACACTGCGAATACGTTTGGGACAGTAAACCCTTGTCCAACCTGAGGACACAAGACCATTGGCGGACTGGCCCGGCGGGCCGGATATCTTCAGGATTTAAAGACAGTGACGAAGCACGATGTGCTTCTGCTTGGTGGTGCTTATGAATTCCTTCCAACTTCAGGCGACTCAATACCTGATAAAAAAAGGGATGCTGTAGCTGAAGCTTTTAAATTTCTCGATTATGATTTAGGGATATTAAGCCCTGCAGAATTTCAATTCTTGCAACAAGGTCCATCAGGAATTCCGCAAAATTGGATAAACTGCGAAAAGATTAAAGTAGTAAGCAAATCCTTAAAAAATGGTAAGCACGTAAGAATAGTAATTCTTCCATATCTGGAAAGAGGATCTGACAAGATACCGGAAGATCTGCTAAACAATTGCAGGACTGTTTTTAAAGAAAACAGAAGCAAGGCAGATATTGTTATTGCTATGAGTTCTTGGGGATATATAAGAGAGAAAAAATTGCTTACTTCACCTGAAATGTCTGAAACTCCCCCTGATATACTTCTTGGGAGTGGAGACGGCCCGGGAATGACCGGCAATATTGCTGCAAACGGTAAGACCTTGTGGGTCCGCAGCTACCCAACCGGAAAAGCAGTTAATAGAATTGACGTGTTCCAATTTCCGGAAAGAAATGAAAATTTCAAATGGACTTCCGGAGGAAATATAAAATGGTTCTTGCAGACACTAAAGCAGAATACTCGTGAAGCTCCTGCTGTTGCAGAACTGTTGAATGGTATTGAGGACGAAAAGTAA
- a CDS encoding HU family DNA-binding protein, giving the protein MTWEKRMNKSELIKSLAEEKGLHVDESAEIVDAFVDAIKEALVRGDRVEIRGFGSFKMKEYKGYTGRNPKTGDVVSVTPKKLPFFRPGKELKEYLNA; this is encoded by the coding sequence ATGACGTGGGAGAAAAGAATGAACAAGAGTGAACTGATTAAAAGCCTTGCGGAAGAAAAAGGGCTCCATGTGGACGAATCGGCTGAAATAGTTGATGCATTTGTTGATGCAATCAAAGAAGCATTAGTCCGCGGTGACCGTGTTGAAATTCGAGGATTCGGAAGCTTCAAAATGAAAGAATACAAAGGATACACAGGCCGTAACCCTAAAACCGGCGATGTAGTATCTGTTACCCCTAAAAAATTACCATTTTTCCGCCCCGGTAAAGAGCTCAAGGAATATTTGAACGCTTAA
- a CDS encoding MinD/ParA family protein — protein MINANKTMSLAIMSGKGGVGKTNLSLNLSYALNTGGNSLLLMDCDLGLANLDVLLGISPESNMQDLFISGAKPSDIVIPIEKGKKFDILPAASGVPELVDMDEDMQEMLFSKLTDLVGKYQFLVLDLGAGINGTVISFAAMTQMRIVVITPEPTSLTDSYALIKVLHSQHNVSDFNIIVNQATNAKDAKSTFDRLNMACEKFLNIKLNNMGFVRYDPSVTEAVRRQIPFIKFAPKSDASRDILNIAVKIQRIRMDNMSKLSERPVIKKFPTLAD, from the coding sequence ATGATCAATGCCAACAAAACAATGAGCCTTGCAATTATGAGTGGTAAAGGTGGAGTAGGAAAAACAAACCTTTCCTTAAACCTGTCCTACGCCCTGAATACCGGAGGAAACAGCCTTCTTCTTATGGACTGTGACCTGGGTCTTGCAAATCTGGACGTACTGCTCGGAATTTCTCCAGAAAGTAATATGCAGGATTTATTTATTAGCGGAGCTAAACCGTCAGATATTGTTATTCCTATTGAAAAAGGCAAAAAATTTGACATTCTTCCGGCAGCCTCCGGCGTACCGGAACTGGTTGATATGGATGAAGACATGCAGGAAATGCTCTTCAGCAAACTTACCGACCTAGTAGGAAAATATCAGTTTCTGGTTCTTGACCTCGGTGCAGGAATTAACGGAACAGTAATTTCGTTTGCAGCTATGACTCAAATGCGAATTGTAGTGATAACTCCTGAACCGACTTCTTTGACTGACAGCTATGCACTTATCAAGGTGTTGCACTCACAACACAACGTCAGCGACTTTAATATTATAGTCAATCAGGCGACGAACGCAAAAGATGCAAAAAGCACTTTTGACAGACTAAATATGGCATGCGAAAAATTTCTGAATATTAAGTTGAATAATATGGGTTTTGTACGTTATGATCCATCAGTGACTGAAGCTGTACGGAGACAGATACCTTTTATTAAGTTTGCTCCCAAATCTGATGCAAGCCGTGACATTTTAAATATCGCAGTTAAAATTCAAAGAATTCGCATGGATAACATGAGTAAATTATCTGAAAGACCTGTCATCAAAAAATTTCCGACACTTGCCGACTAA
- a CDS encoding GGDEF domain-containing protein: protein MNAEYIAENESKLLNELLSVRDLFCAETDACADNYSEQGLAVLRLCPGMTLKAWEILAERHGLNDWLTVALNKNMAPHLSHVQGVLQELSYKTEHDPLTGLSNRRVFERILDQEVERSHRNKTPMSLAILDLDNFKVINDTYGHLKGDEVLIDFAEMLSHAARRYDLVARIGGEEFAVIFSGVGIFKAQQLLQRLLEKTRELSFNTPDNKDKFSITCSAGVVCYKGIVEPRIHELIDKADKALYEAKNSGKDQVCTADILDYAAVKKEGLVHANEKKFLFTGN, encoded by the coding sequence ATGAATGCTGAATACATTGCTGAAAATGAGTCCAAACTTCTAAACGAGTTGCTCTCAGTAAGAGATCTTTTCTGTGCTGAAACGGATGCCTGCGCGGACAATTATAGCGAGCAAGGGTTAGCTGTGCTACGGTTATGCCCGGGCATGACACTCAAGGCATGGGAAATTCTTGCAGAAAGGCATGGTCTAAACGATTGGCTGACAGTAGCCCTTAATAAAAACATGGCGCCACATCTTAGCCATGTGCAAGGAGTTTTGCAGGAACTCTCATATAAAACAGAACATGACCCGCTTACAGGTCTTTCTAATCGCAGAGTTTTTGAAAGAATTCTTGACCAGGAGGTCGAACGTTCTCATAGAAATAAGACACCTATGAGTCTAGCCATACTGGATCTGGATAATTTTAAGGTAATCAATGACACTTATGGGCACCTCAAAGGTGATGAGGTGCTCATAGATTTTGCTGAAATGCTGTCCCATGCCGCCCGCCGCTATGACCTCGTTGCCCGTATCGGCGGTGAAGAGTTTGCTGTTATTTTTTCAGGGGTTGGTATTTTTAAAGCACAGCAACTTCTGCAACGATTGTTGGAAAAAACTAGAGAACTCAGTTTCAACACTCCGGACAACAAAGACAAATTTTCTATAACATGCTCGGCCGGAGTTGTATGTTACAAAGGAATTGTTGAGCCCCGTATTCATGAGCTAATCGACAAGGCTGACAAAGCTCTATACGAAGCCAAAAATTCAGGTAAAGATCAAGTCTGTACGGCTGATATCCTAGATTATGCGGCTGTAAAAAAAGAAGGCCTTGTACATGCCAACGAAAAAAAATTTTTATTTACGGGAAATTAA